A single window of Triplophysa rosa linkage group LG20, Trosa_1v2, whole genome shotgun sequence DNA harbors:
- the LOC130571527 gene encoding keratin, type I cytoskeletal 19-like — protein MSFSVCSTFPETISKTCMRTGPDTFVKTCSDTCVKTYPDTCVKTCPETCVKTCSITCPDTCVKTCSDPCVKTYPDTCMKTCPETCVKTCSITCPDTCVKTCSDPCVKTYPDTCMKTCPETCVKTCSITCPDTCVKTCSDPCIKTCSVTCPKICPDTCVKTCPDSYKKTSSCPKTYLDICPKTHPVPCLITCPKPCSVTSKSIIIPRHCGRKAHSVYGCGGSTRISTCTYCPITCSPCLPYKIGACHGGFGSRTMAGGCHDMDYDYLQTSEKVTMQNLNDRLACYLEKVRSLEASNANLEKMIRDYYEKKRPICQRDYSCFLNTIHCLQEKIREATIKNANIILQIDNAKLAADDFRIKFDHESAMRQCVEADIANLRCILEKTCLSKTDLEAQICLLEEELAFLKKKHQEDVEALICQLSQTVCVEVDAAPQQDLKQVLEEIRCHYETIIDKHRKKQECWFREKTAELCKDVTGNTECMETSRSQIADLRRTLQCLEIELQSQINKKGALQCSLADTEARYGAMLAEFQKHINMLEAELCQVHTGIEQQGKDYAALLDIKSRLEKEIATYRCLLENQDIRTQGEGGQCTSTNVCGMPVEKIV, from the exons ATGTCATTTTCTGTCTGCTCAACCTTCCCCGAGACCATCTCCAAGACCTGTATGagaaccggtcctgacaccttCGTGAAGACCTGCTCTGACACCTGCGTAAAGACTTACCCTGACACCTGTGTGAAGACCTGCCCTGAGACCTGTGTGAAGACCTGTTCCATAACCTGCCCTGACACCTGCGTGAAGACCTGCTCTGACCCCTGCGTCAAGACTTACCCTGACACCTGCATGAAGACCTGCCCTGAGACCTGTGTGAAGACCTGCTCCATAACCTGCCCTGACACCTGCGTGAAGACCTGCTCTGACCCCTGCGTCAAGACTTACCCTGACACCTGCATGAAGACCTGCCCTGAGACCTGTGTGAAGACCTGTTCCATAACCTGCCCTGACACCTGCGTGAAGACCTGCTCTGACCCCTGCATAAAGACCTGTTCCGTAACCTGCCCCAAAATCTGCCCTGACACCTGCGTGAAGACCTGCCCGGACTCCTACAAgaagacctcctcctgcccgaAAACCTACCTTGACATCTGCCCCAAGACCCACCCTGTGCCCTGCTTGATAACCTGCCCAAAGCCCTGCTCCGTGACATCAAAGTCTATAATAATTCCTCGTCATTGTGGTAGGAAAGCACACAGTGTGTATGGCTGTGGAGGAAGCACCCGCATCTCCACCTGTACTTATTGTCCAATTACTTGCTCTCCGTGCCTGCCATATAAAATTGGTGCATGCCATGGTGGATTTGGTTCAAGAACCATGGCTGGTGGATGCCATGACATGGATTATGACTACCTCCAGACGTCTGAGAAGGTCACCATGCAGAACCTGAACGACCGTCTGGCTTGCTATCTGGAGAAGGTGCGATCTCTGGAGGCTTCCAATGCCAATCTGGAGAAGATGATCCGGGACTACTATGAGAAGAAAAGACCCATCTGTCAGAGGGACTACAGCTGCTTCTTGAACACCATCCACTGTCTGCAAGAAAAG ATACGCGAGGCTACCATCAAAAATGCCAACATCATCCTGCAGATCGACAATGCTAAATTGGCTGCTGATGATTTCAGAATAAA ATTTGACCATGAGTCAGCCATGCGTCAGTGTGTGGAGGCAGACATTGCTAATCTGCGTTGCATACTGGAAAAGACATGCCTGTCAAAAACCGACCTGGAGGCACAGATCTGCCTTTTGGAGGAAGAACTTGCATTCTTGAAAAAGAAACACCAGGAG GATGTGGAGGCACTGATTTGTCAGTTATCACAGACAGTGTGTGTGGAAGTGGATGCTGCTCCACAGCAAGACCTGAAACAAGTTTTGGAAGAAATACGTTGTCATTATGAGACCATTATAGACAAACACCGCAAGAAGCAGGAGTGCTGGTTCAGAGAGAAG ACAGCGGAACTGTGCAAAGATGTGACCGGCAACACAGAGTGCATGGAAACCTCCAGGTCACAGATTGCAGATTTGCGACGCACATTGCAGTGCCTGGAGATCGAACTACAGTCTCAAATCAACAAG AAAGGAGCACTGCAATGTTCACTGGCAGACACAGAGGCTCGGTATGGTGCGATGTTAGCTGAATTCCAGAAGCATATCAACATGCTGGAAGCAGAACTGTGTCAGGTGCACACTGGCATTGAGCAACAGGGCAAAGACTATGCTGCACTGCTGGACATCAAGAGCCGCCTGGAGAAGGAGATCGCCACCTACAGGTGCCTGCTGGAAAATCAGGACATCAG gACTCAAGGAGAAG GTGGACAGTGTACCTCGACCAATGTGTGTGGGATGCCTGTGGAAAAAATAGTCTGA